The DNA segment TGTTTTCAGATTAAGTTAGTATTTACGTTGGGCATAACCAAGGACTTGTTTTGCTCTCATATggtaaaaaaatacatttatataatTTGTCATAATAAGATTTTCTTGTTACAAAAGGTAGATTTTCATATGTGATGGACACTGATGTCATAAAATGGAGACTTTTATGAGCTAGGaaagtgaaaaaataatttagaattaatttaaaattcctCCATGAATATTTAAGAACATCATTAACAATTTTATGATaggattttgaaataaaaaggaatatgcgattgatttttttattgagaaaatttaactaaaataaaaaataataactatattaaaaaatacattgttccaaatttgaaagataaaatattaaaatatttttgaaatgaaGGATTAACCTAAAACTTATAAAGAAGGTAATGATAAATTAGATAATTTagcttaatatattttatttcttttagcCTTAATATGAGGCGAAAACGAACAATAAAAGTagctaataaataaataaaggaagAAATTGAAGGCGGCGAAAAATCTatcacataaaaatataaaaggagTCTGAAACAAATCTCCAACCCTAGCGCGCATAACCACTCCTCTTCTTCTCTCTATCTCTCGCAACCGTACGTAACCGTAGGCGATAGCACAATACAGTGCCCACTCTCTGCGATGACCGGTCAACGTAGTACCTACGGCAAGCGCTCCCATTCCCACTCCGATTCCGACGCCGGCTCCAAGAACAAGCGCCGGAACCCCGCCGCAGATGACTCTTCTCTTATAACAGCCGAGGACACCGTCTTCCGCTACCTTTGCCCCGTTCGCAAGATCGGAAGCGTAATCGGCCGCGGCGGCGACATCGTCAAGCAGCTTCGCGCTGACACCAGGGCTAAGATCCGCATCGGTGATGCGCTCCCTGGCTGTGATGAGCGTGTCGTCACTATTCACAGTTCCTCCGAGGAGACCAACCGAATTGATGACACTGGCGATCTGGTCTCACCTGCTCAGGACGCGCTGTTTAGGGTTCACCAGCGTGTGATTGCAGAGGACGCACGTGACGACGAGGATGAGGAGAGGAACCACGTCACTGCGAAGCTTCTTGTGCCTTCCGATCAGATCGGTTGCGTGATCGGAAAAGGCGGCCAAATCGTGCAGAACATCCGGAGCGAAACCGGCGCGCAGATTCGGATCCTTAAGGATGACCGATTGCCTCCCTGTGCGTTGAACTCCGATGAACTTGTTCAGGTGAATTTGATaatttcttggtttattttttatcttactaaaaataatgttgattttttttttgtttatattggAATTCGTTAATTTGAGAAATTTTACGTGTGTAACCGAGACTGTATATTGAAGGTTTAACTGAATACCATTGAAAAGGGTCTGCACGGAGGGTTGTATATTGCTGTCGCGGTTTTGATGCTATCCTTCACATTGTAGTCAAATGCAGCTACAACTGTGGCTGCTGATATTTTTTGGCCGAAATCTCGGTTACAGCTTGTTAAAACTTTGTCTGCAACCAATCAAGATTGATTTTGGCTACAATGtcattttatttttgctttctGTTATTGCATTGATACCACATTTGCAACGTTAAGGATCACAATAAATGACTGTAATTGCAATTTAACCCTGGTTAGGCAATCTGTTGTATAGCTGGATCAGCTGATAACAGGAAAGTTTGGATACCAACTGTATGAGTAGTTTGCACAGTACATAGGGCTTCGCAAGAATACTATGTAGAGAAATTCATGAAGAAATGTTCTGGAATGATTTAAGCTAACTATTTGCTATGAAAGTGCAGATTTCGGGTGAGGGTGCGGTGGTCAAGAAGGCTCTGTTTCAAATTGCAGCTCAGATCCGTGATAATCCTTCACGGTCTCAGCATCTGCTTGCTTCTGCAGTTCCTGGTGGGTATGCAGCCGGTGGTCCTGGTGCAGGGGCTCCCATTGTTGGAGTTGCTCCTTTTGTGGGTGCTTATGGAGGATATAAAGGTGATGCTGGTGATTGGTCACGGTCTATGTATCCTGCCCAAAGGGATGAAGCTTCTATGAGAGAGTTTACTGTGCGCTTTGTTTGTCCCACTGGCAACATTGGTGGTGTGATAGGAAAGGGTGGTGCCATAATAAATCAAATCAGGCAGGATTCTGGGGCTACCATCAAAGTTGATAGTTCAGCAACAGAAGGAGATGACTGTTTGATTATCATTTCGACCAAAGAGGTGAGATATTAAATGTAATCAAGTGTGGTATGGAACTATGAATACATGATTTTTGCAGTTATGATGGTTTTTAAATTGTCTTGATGCAGTTCTTTGAGGATTCTTTCTCACCAACAATAGAAGCTGCTGTGCGATTGCTGCCCCGCTGCAGCGAGAAAGTTGAAAGAGATTCAGGGATTGTCTCTTTCACCACCCGTCTTCTTGTGCCGACCTCAAGAATTGGTTGCCTTATTGGTAAAGGAGGGACTATTGTAACTGAAATGAGGAGGCTTACAAAAGCCAACATACGCATCCTTTCTAAGGAAAATCTTCCTAAAATTGCATCTGACGATGATGAAATGGTGCAGGTAAGGGGCATTGTTAATTTGACTAGTAATTTTGTTTTCTGTGTTATCAGAAGTTGCAAGGCCctataattttgaattgtggtgtttttatttttatttttgtgttgacTAGATTTCCGGAGACCTTGATGTTGCCAAGGATGCTCTTGTGCAAGCACTTACACGGCTGAGGGCAAATCTTTTTGATAAGGAGCGTGCTGTCTCAGGATTCCTTCCAGTGCTTCCATATCTTCCTGCTTCAGTTGATGGATCAGATGGCTTGAACTATGACAGAGATGGTAAACGTCATGGACGTGGTGGATATTCTGGTGGGTATGGAGGTTCAAGTGATTTGGCATCTGGTGATGGTTATGGAAGCTATGGAAATTCACAGGTTATTTTTTACATTTGCATATAAAAATTTAGTGTGAAACCTTCTCCAGTTCTACTGATATTTcttaatttgtttgatttccATCTGAAGCTTGGTAGTGGTGGTGGTGCTTATGGAGCATATGGAAGTTATTCTTTGGGACGGACCAGTGCCTATGGGTAACTAATTAAGTTCTTTATGTTCCAtgtatcattattattttatagtcTTCCTTCCCTGGTCCATGTTGAGTGAAAGCTACCCTCGTTCAGTGTTCCAAAACTCATCAATGCTGATATTTAGCATCTATTGTCAGGTCTACTCAGAATGGTTCTTCTCGGAGGAGAAACCATGCTTACTAAAACATGATGGGTCTCTGCAGGTAGATTACagctttcattatttttgtattttatctGGCAACTTATAATATAGGTCATTCACATTAGTATGTAACAGATTGATATCTTAACCTGACCAGTGCACCATTTAGAATTCTGATGCTCTTGTTTTCCCTTTCTTGCCTTTCCCTTCCCATCCAAACAGCTGAGTTCTGTGAAGCCTGATGCCTACTGCCTAAACCGGAAGACCAGATGAACCAGGGTTTGACAAACTCATGGCCCACCTTGACACCTCTACCTAGAGGACCAAACATGTGAAGACTAGTGAAACTGGCCATGTCCATTTTACCTTATTTCACAAGCTTGATAACTAATGCTACCCAAAGAACCTATATAGAGCTGGCTTGCCTTTTCAGCTGCTTTTCAATTCCTGTTCAGTTATCTTTAGATTTGAAGCACCTTGTAGCTATAAACCGTTGACTCTTGTATACCTATATTgttaatttgttattattattattgggtTTTGTTTTCCTGATAGTTCACTATTGCTTGCACCATGaaatagttatttgaattaaatttatgttGATTCTTGGTTAAAGTTGACGTGGTGTTTATGCATCAAAATTTGGTAGAGCTTGTGTCTGTCTGTATTGCAGGTGTCAATATCTTCCTCTGACATAAGCAAGAGGGTGTGCTGCATTGTTTGACTATGATAATTCATATTTATGGAAGTAGTTCAGTACTTCAGATATGAGGAATTAGAGGTAtgatatttgtttatatatgcAGTTGATTGTAGTATTGAAGCTTAGTGCTTTCTTGGCTAAGGTAATGTGCGTTTGGAGTTATGCAAAATCTTTCACGATTCAGAAATAGATTAATATCTTGTTTCTTGTCTTTTCTTCTCATGGCCAATATAGTAACATGGCTGGTCGTTGTTTTAATTTCTAGACCCAGTCGTAATTTCAGCTTAATTGTTATTCTTTTGCATGGATAAGTTATTGCCTCAACTTTCTTGGGTTTTTCCTACCAAACCCAATTTATTTAGCGCGTCTTATTTTCTGAGGGATGAGGTTCCAGTTGGTGTCAATTGAAAAACTATGTACCACAATGGGACGGATTtgaaatattttccctttggcattgatttttttatggcAGTAAAGACAATTTGTTTTTCCTCGTAGGCATTTGCTATTGTCCACTCGTCACATAATAGATAATATACCTTCAACAAAGAAACAGTTTTTTGGATCTTTAAAGTAGGCTTTATGTGATTATGGTCTACGATTGCTGATATAATCATGGCTGTTGGGATTGTGAGATTCAAACTGTTGCATGGGAAATATGTTTTCAGTATTGAGAATTGAAATTTATCCTGAATCATGAGATCagctattaattattaaaattagtgTAAATATAAATATCTAATCCATAATAAAATTTACTATTTCTGAAATAGTTCAATTTCCTTTTTCTA comes from the Phaseolus vulgaris cultivar G19833 chromosome 8, P. vulgaris v2.0, whole genome shotgun sequence genome and includes:
- the LOC137826882 gene encoding KH domain-containing protein At4g18375-like codes for the protein MTGQRSTYGKRSHSHSDSDAGSKNKRRNPAADDSSLITAEDTVFRYLCPVRKIGSVIGRGGDIVKQLRADTRAKIRIGDALPGCDERVVTIHSSSEETNRIDDTGDLVSPAQDALFRVHQRVIAEDARDDEDEERNHVTAKLLVPSDQIGCVIGKGGQIVQNIRSETGAQIRILKDDRLPPCALNSDELVQISGEGAVVKKALFQIAAQIRDNPSRSQHLLASAVPGGYAAGGPGAGAPIVGVAPFVGAYGGYKGDAGDWSRSMYPAQRDEASMREFTVRFVCPTGNIGGVIGKGGAIINQIRQDSGATIKVDSSATEGDDCLIIISTKEFFEDSFSPTIEAAVRLLPRCSEKVERDSGIVSFTTRLLVPTSRIGCLIGKGGTIVTEMRRLTKANIRILSKENLPKIASDDDEMVQISGDLDVAKDALVQALTRLRANLFDKERAVSGFLPVLPYLPASVDGSDGLNYDRDGKRHGRGGYSGGYGGSSDLASGDGYGSYGNSQLGSGGGAYGAYGSYSLGRTSAYGSTQNGSSRRRNHAY